The following proteins come from a genomic window of Thiothrix winogradskyi:
- a CDS encoding sulfite exporter TauE/SafE family protein — MEWDWLNHSSYLAAFLVGLLGGVHCLGMCGGIVSALTFSLPAAQRNHPATLFPILLAYNTGRIGGYTLAGALAGGIGAAFLSFGGLDSFRLGLQVFAALFTIALGLYLAGIWAGVAQVENAGRTLWRHIEPLGRRFMPVNSPAKALPLGFVWGWLPCGLVYSVLIWTLSAGSVTNGALLMLAFGLGTLPNLLLMGAAAAKLATFTRNQTVKRAAGLLVIGLGIYLLWQAIS, encoded by the coding sequence ATGGAATGGGATTGGTTAAACCATTCCAGTTACTTAGCGGCGTTTCTGGTCGGGTTGTTGGGCGGGGTGCATTGCCTTGGCATGTGTGGCGGCATTGTTAGCGCCCTCACGTTCAGTTTACCCGCCGCACAACGCAATCATCCTGCTACCCTATTCCCCATTCTGCTGGCGTATAACACGGGGCGGATTGGGGGATATACGCTCGCGGGGGCATTGGCGGGCGGAATAGGGGCAGCATTTCTGTCATTTGGCGGGCTAGACAGTTTCCGGCTCGGCCTGCAAGTGTTCGCGGCACTGTTTACCATTGCGCTGGGTTTGTATCTGGCGGGTATCTGGGCGGGTGTGGCGCAAGTGGAAAACGCGGGGCGCACCTTATGGCGGCACATCGAACCGCTGGGACGGCGTTTCATGCCGGTGAATTCCCCCGCGAAAGCGTTACCACTGGGGTTTGTGTGGGGCTGGCTGCCGTGTGGCTTGGTGTACAGCGTGCTGATTTGGACGTTATCGGCGGGCAGTGTGACTAACGGGGCATTACTCATGTTGGCGTTTGGGCTAGGCACATTGCCCAATCTCTTATTGATGGGCGCAGCAGCGGCGAAACTGGCAACGTTTACTCGCAACCAAACCGTCAAACGGGCAGCGGGTTTGCTGGTGATAGGGCTAGGGATATACCTGTTGTGGCAAGCCATCTCGTAG
- a CDS encoding multifunctional CCA addition/repair protein yields the protein MNEITRYLVGGAVRDQLLGLPIKDRDWVVTGVTPADMLQQGFKPVGSDFPVFLHPQTSEEYALARTERKTAKGYHGFQFHAATDVTLEQDLARRDLTINAMAQDASGKLIDPYGGQADLQQGLLRHVSAAFSEDPVRILRVARFAARFAPLGFHVASETQRLMQDMVAAGEVDALVPERVWQETVRALAEPEPARFFEVLRGCGALAVLFPEVERLFGVPQPAQYHPEIDCGIHTLLVLQQAAQLSAAPEVRFAALTHDLGKGLTPADILPSHHGHERLSRELTTQLCERLKIPNRFRELAEHVAEQHGRIHKALELQAKTVLNVLEVTDAFRKPERFEQLLLACEADSKGRTGFENRPYPQATYFREALWACQQVEVQTVIQAGFQGVQIKEELHRRRIAVIKQIRKES from the coding sequence ATGAATGAAATCACACGGTATCTGGTCGGCGGCGCGGTACGCGACCAACTATTGGGTTTACCCATCAAAGACCGCGACTGGGTAGTGACGGGGGTAACGCCTGCGGACATGTTGCAGCAGGGTTTTAAACCCGTGGGCAGCGACTTTCCGGTCTTTTTGCACCCGCAAACCAGCGAGGAATACGCGCTTGCCCGTACCGAACGCAAAACGGCAAAGGGTTATCACGGCTTCCAGTTCCATGCAGCCACCGATGTTACCTTGGAGCAAGATTTGGCGCGGCGTGACCTGACCATCAATGCAATGGCGCAAGATGCCAGCGGCAAGCTCATTGACCCTTACGGTGGGCAAGCGGATTTGCAGCAAGGTTTATTACGCCACGTTTCAGCCGCCTTTAGCGAAGATCCGGTACGGATTTTGCGGGTAGCACGCTTTGCTGCACGTTTTGCGCCCCTAGGTTTTCATGTTGCCAGCGAAACCCAACGCCTGATGCAAGACATGGTGGCTGCGGGCGAAGTGGATGCTTTAGTGCCGGAACGTGTCTGGCAAGAAACCGTGCGAGCATTAGCCGAACCCGAACCCGCCCGCTTTTTCGAGGTATTGCGCGGCTGTGGTGCGTTAGCCGTATTATTCCCCGAAGTGGAGCGCCTGTTTGGTGTGCCGCAACCCGCGCAATACCACCCGGAAATTGATTGCGGCATCCACACCCTGCTGGTGTTACAACAAGCAGCACAACTGAGCGCTGCACCGGAAGTACGCTTTGCCGCCCTCACCCACGATTTGGGCAAGGGGCTGACACCGGCAGACATACTGCCCAGCCATCATGGGCATGAACGCCTGAGCCGCGAATTGACGACACAGTTGTGCGAACGCTTAAAAATTCCCAACCGGTTTCGCGAATTGGCGGAACACGTTGCCGAACAGCACGGTCGAATCCATAAGGCACTGGAATTGCAAGCCAAAACCGTGTTGAACGTGCTGGAAGTCACCGATGCATTCCGCAAGCCTGAACGTTTCGAGCAATTATTGCTGGCGTGTGAAGCGGATTCCAAAGGGCGCACGGGTTTTGAGAATCGCCCTTACCCGCAAGCCACGTACTTTCGGGAAGCGTTATGGGCGTGTCAGCAAGTGGAGGTGCAAACGGTGATCCAAGCCGGTTTCCAAGGGGTGCAGATTAAGGAGGAATTGCACCGGCGGCGCATCGCGGTTATTAAGCAAATCCGCAAGGAATCTTGA
- a CDS encoding ribbon-helix-helix domain-containing protein codes for MATMNISLPDSLRLFVQERASRSDFSNPSDYIRSLIRADKLRYLEEQLEAALLKGLQSGATKPVDEAFWQRLESKANGEQQPC; via the coding sequence ATGGCAACCATGAATATCTCCTTACCGGATAGTCTCAGACTCTTCGTGCAAGAACGCGCTTCCCGATCTGATTTCAGTAATCCCAGCGATTACATCCGCTCCCTGATCCGTGCTGACAAACTGCGTTATCTGGAGGAACAATTGGAAGCAGCACTATTGAAGGGGTTGCAATCAGGCGCAACCAAGCCTGTCGACGAAGCTTTCTGGCAACGCCTTGAGAGCAAAGCCAACGGTGAACAGCAACCATGCTGA
- the hspQ gene encoding heat shock protein HspQ: MMEERTASFGIGQVIHHRLFNYRGVIFDVDPDFKGTEEWFQKNVEAGSPTKEEPWYHVLIDQDGRVAYVAERNLEAEETVEPVEHPLLENFFTGFVGDHYQARQTLN, translated from the coding sequence ATGATGGAAGAAAGAACCGCTTCATTCGGCATTGGTCAGGTGATTCATCACCGCCTGTTTAACTATCGTGGCGTGATTTTCGACGTTGACCCCGACTTCAAAGGCACCGAAGAATGGTTCCAGAAAAACGTGGAAGCCGGTAGCCCGACCAAAGAAGAGCCCTGGTATCACGTCTTGATTGACCAAGATGGGCGCGTGGCTTACGTTGCCGAACGCAATCTGGAAGCCGAGGAAACGGTCGAGCCTGTCGAACACCCTTTACTGGAAAACTTCTTCACCGGCTTTGTCGGCGACCATTATCAGGCACGGCAGACGCTTAACTGA
- the lptM gene encoding LPS translocon maturation chaperone LptM, with protein sequence MMQKYLGFAIVLALLAGCGNKGPLTLPDKAQPKQEQAK encoded by the coding sequence ATGATGCAAAAATACCTAGGATTCGCTATCGTACTGGCTTTGCTGGCAGGCTGTGGCAACAAAGGCCCGTTAACCTTGCCGGATAAGGCGCAACCAAAACAGGAACAGGCTAAATAA
- a CDS encoding NAD(P)/FAD-dependent oxidoreductase → MAHIVILGAGTGGMPAAYEMKEMLGKGHDVTVVNDRDYFQFVPSNPWVAVGWRTRSDITFPIEKYLAKKDIKFICSRCEKIDAEGSTLHLDNGQTVKYDYLVIATGPKLFFQEVEGAGPHGGHTHSVCDVTHAEGAYADYQKLLAKGSGHIVVGAMPFASCFGPAYEFAFIVDADLRKRGVRHKYKMTYVSSEPYIGHLGLGGVGDSKGMLESELRNHHMQWIINAKTTKVEAGKMYVTEMTPKGEVEKEHVLDFDMAMMLPAFKGVDAVAAVEGLCNPRGFVIVDELHRSPKYKNIYSAGVCIAIPPVEATPVPTGAPKTGYMIESMVTSLVHNIADELNGKEPHTTGTWNAICLADMGDTGAAFVALPQIPPRNVAWFKKGKWVHMAKIAFEKYFIRKMKKGSSEPFYEKSILKMMGITRI, encoded by the coding sequence ATGGCTCATATCGTAATTCTCGGCGCCGGTACCGGTGGAATGCCCGCCGCCTATGAAATGAAAGAAATGCTCGGTAAAGGGCATGACGTTACGGTCGTCAATGACCGTGATTATTTTCAGTTTGTACCATCCAACCCGTGGGTTGCCGTCGGCTGGCGTACCCGTTCAGACATTACTTTCCCCATTGAAAAGTATCTTGCCAAGAAAGACATTAAATTCATTTGCAGCCGTTGCGAAAAGATTGACGCCGAAGGCAGCACCTTGCATTTGGATAACGGGCAAACCGTGAAGTATGATTATCTGGTGATCGCGACCGGTCCCAAGTTGTTTTTCCAGGAAGTCGAAGGTGCAGGTCCGCACGGCGGTCACACGCATTCGGTCTGTGACGTGACTCATGCGGAAGGCGCGTATGCCGATTACCAAAAGTTGTTGGCAAAAGGTTCCGGTCATATCGTTGTGGGCGCAATGCCGTTTGCAAGCTGCTTTGGCCCGGCGTATGAGTTTGCTTTCATTGTGGATGCGGATTTACGTAAGCGCGGCGTGCGTCACAAATACAAAATGACTTACGTTTCCTCTGAGCCGTACATTGGTCATTTGGGCTTGGGTGGCGTGGGCGACTCCAAAGGGATGCTCGAATCCGAATTGCGCAACCATCACATGCAGTGGATTATCAATGCCAAAACCACCAAGGTCGAGGCAGGCAAAATGTACGTGACTGAGATGACGCCCAAAGGCGAAGTCGAAAAAGAACACGTACTCGACTTTGACATGGCGATGATGTTGCCAGCGTTTAAGGGTGTGGATGCGGTGGCAGCCGTGGAAGGTCTGTGCAACCCGCGTGGTTTCGTGATTGTGGATGAATTGCACCGCAGCCCGAAATACAAAAATATTTACTCTGCTGGTGTTTGTATCGCCATTCCACCGGTAGAAGCTACGCCTGTCCCCACAGGTGCACCGAAGACCGGTTATATGATTGAATCCATGGTCACATCTCTGGTACATAACATTGCAGACGAGTTGAACGGCAAAGAGCCGCACACCACGGGTACTTGGAATGCCATTTGTTTGGCAGATATGGGTGACACCGGTGCTGCTTTCGTCGCACTGCCACAGATTCCACCGCGTAACGTGGCGTGGTTTAAGAAAGGTAAGTGGGTTCACATGGCGAAGATCGCGTTCGAGAAATATTTCATCCGCAAGATGAAGAAAGGCAGTTCCGAACCGTTCTACGAAAAGTCCATTTTGAAGATGATGGGTATTACCCGCATCTAA
- the nadC gene encoding carboxylating nicotinate-nucleotide diphosphorylase → MKLPNDISATVARALAEDIGTGDVTAGLIPADKQASATVISREDAVLCGVAWFDEVFRQLDPTVQIDWQFRDGERVAANALLCTLRGSARSILSGERAALNFLQTLSATATATRRYVDLVAHTACRILDTRKTLPGLRTAQKYAVLCGGGTNHRIGLYDRVLIKENHIMAAGSITAAIQQARALHPGILVEVETENLQELAEATAAHADIIMLDEYSLADMREAVRVTAGKIPLEASGGVSPETLVAIAETGVDFVSIGGITKHVRAVDLSMRFQG, encoded by the coding sequence GTGAAATTACCAAACGATATTTCAGCAACAGTGGCGCGGGCGTTAGCCGAGGACATTGGCACGGGCGATGTCACTGCCGGACTGATTCCGGCGGATAAGCAAGCCAGTGCGACGGTGATTTCCCGCGAAGACGCGGTGTTGTGTGGCGTGGCGTGGTTTGATGAAGTGTTTCGCCAGCTTGATCCCACGGTGCAGATTGACTGGCAGTTTCGGGATGGCGAGCGGGTGGCTGCTAATGCGCTGTTGTGTACGCTGCGGGGCAGTGCGCGTTCCATTTTGAGTGGCGAACGGGCGGCGTTGAATTTCCTGCAAACCTTGTCGGCGACGGCGACGGCGACGCGGCGGTATGTGGATTTGGTGGCGCATACGGCTTGCCGGATTTTGGATACGCGCAAAACCTTGCCCGGTTTACGTACCGCGCAGAAGTACGCGGTGTTGTGTGGCGGCGGCACGAATCACCGCATAGGTTTGTATGATCGGGTGTTGATTAAGGAAAACCACATTATGGCGGCGGGGTCGATCACGGCAGCGATTCAGCAAGCGCGGGCGTTACATCCCGGTATTTTGGTGGAGGTGGAAACCGAGAATTTGCAGGAGTTGGCGGAAGCGACGGCTGCACACGCTGACATTATTATGCTCGACGAATACAGCCTTGCGGATATGCGCGAAGCGGTGCGGGTGACGGCGGGGAAGATTCCGTTGGAAGCCTCCGGTGGGGTTAGCCCGGAAACCTTGGTGGCGATTGCCGAAACGGGGGTGGATTTCGTGTCGATTGGTGGGATTACCAAGCATGTGCGGGCGGTGGATTTGTCGATGCGGTTTCAGGGGTAG
- a CDS encoding type II toxin-antitoxin system RelE/ParE family toxin produces MLNLVIRPQAEIDIDEIITYLLETNPQAATKFLAELRQTFTLLSDNPLIGVKRQYRLPALEGIRLFSLKKYSSYLIFYLNADDALEIVRVLNGQRDLETLFSENDG; encoded by the coding sequence ATGCTGAATTTGGTGATACGCCCACAGGCAGAAATCGACATTGATGAAATAATCACCTATTTACTGGAAACAAATCCTCAAGCTGCCACCAAATTTTTGGCGGAGTTACGTCAAACGTTTACATTGCTTTCAGACAATCCACTTATAGGTGTCAAACGCCAGTATCGTCTGCCTGCACTTGAAGGTATTCGCCTGTTTTCATTGAAAAAATATTCGTCTTACCTGATTTTCTACCTGAACGCTGATGACGCACTAGAGATAGTAAGGGTATTAAACGGACAGCGTGATCTGGAAACGCTGTTTTCAGAAAATGACGGATAA